The following coding sequences are from one Polynucleobacter sp. JS-JIR-II-50 window:
- a CDS encoding CmpA/NrtA family ABC transporter substrate-binding protein — MKEKTSVSGLLPEATTPTVADANPTRRKLIQSIGSASILSLIDPMVRAGAWAAGSDAPEKTDVKVSFIALTDCSSVVMANHLGLDKKYGVKIIPTKEASWAAIRDKLVNGENDMSHILYGLMYGLQMGIGGQQKDMSLLMSLNNNGQAITLSKALYQKGVTDGASLKAVMDKEKRDYTFAQTFPTGTHAMWLYYWLANYGINPFKDAKIITVPPPQMVANMRSGNMDGYCVGEPWNARAIIDGIGFTAITTQAIWQDHPEKALGTTSDFAKKYPNTCRAVTAAILEAGKYIDASTSNKHATAEVVSAPSFVNTDVSVIQDRMMGRYNNGIGKTWDDPHAMKFYNDGLATFPYLSDGMWFMTQHKRWGLLKEHPDYLAVAKKVNNIAIYKDAATASKTPLPKSDMRSSKLFDGVVWNGSNPAAYADSFKIKA; from the coding sequence ATGAAAGAAAAAACAAGCGTTAGCGGTTTATTACCAGAAGCTACTACCCCCACTGTTGCTGATGCGAATCCTACGCGTCGCAAACTTATCCAAAGTATTGGCTCTGCAAGCATTCTGTCCTTAATCGACCCAATGGTTAGAGCGGGTGCATGGGCGGCAGGCTCAGATGCCCCTGAGAAAACGGATGTAAAGGTCAGTTTCATTGCCCTTACAGACTGCTCTTCTGTTGTCATGGCCAACCATCTTGGTCTAGATAAGAAATACGGCGTCAAGATCATCCCCACTAAAGAAGCATCATGGGCTGCAATCCGTGACAAGCTAGTCAATGGTGAAAATGATATGTCGCACATTCTGTATGGCTTGATGTACGGACTGCAAATGGGTATCGGTGGACAACAAAAAGATATGTCACTCCTGATGTCCTTAAACAATAACGGTCAAGCAATTACTTTATCTAAAGCGCTTTACCAAAAGGGCGTTACTGATGGGGCAAGCCTTAAAGCTGTTATGGATAAAGAAAAGCGTGACTACACTTTTGCGCAAACTTTCCCAACTGGTACACACGCTATGTGGCTCTACTACTGGTTAGCGAACTACGGCATTAATCCATTTAAAGACGCGAAAATTATCACTGTTCCGCCCCCACAAATGGTGGCGAATATGCGTAGCGGAAATATGGATGGCTATTGTGTAGGTGAGCCCTGGAATGCCCGTGCAATCATCGACGGCATTGGCTTTACAGCCATTACTACACAAGCTATTTGGCAAGATCATCCAGAGAAGGCGCTGGGTACAACTTCTGACTTTGCAAAGAAGTATCCCAATACTTGTCGCGCAGTGACAGCTGCAATCTTGGAGGCAGGAAAATATATTGATGCATCAACCTCTAACAAACATGCAACTGCAGAAGTCGTGTCTGCACCTTCGTTTGTCAATACCGATGTCAGCGTGATTCAAGACCGCATGATGGGTCGCTACAACAACGGTATCGGCAAGACTTGGGATGACCCGCATGCGATGAAGTTTTATAACGACGGTTTGGCAACTTTCCCATACCTGTCTGATGGCATGTGGTTTATGACCCAACACAAGCGCTGGGGATTGCTCAAAGAACATCCAGATTACTTGGCAGTGGCGAAGAAGGTTAACAACATCGCCATCTACAAAGATGCGGCTACGGCTTCAAAAACCCCATTACCAAAAAGTGATATGCGCTCCAGCAAATTATTTGATGGTGTTGTGTGGAATGGCTCCAACCCTGCTGCTTATGCAGATAGCTTCAAGATCAAAGCATGA
- the cobA gene encoding uroporphyrinogen-III C-methyltransferase, producing MEQIAPRTVKAPKINGVMSGVYLIGAGPGASDLITVRGSRILAQADIVFYDALIDISMLEWCPGTRMVQVGKRCGSHSSSQHFINKQLVDAAGKYSVVVRLKGGDPMIFGRAQEEIDALEKANVRYEIVPGITTALAASAELKQPPTTRELSRTLTLTTLPGRCAHEDHKTAIYYMARDQLSEVATTLIAQGYTVDTPVCLMESVSLPTQRSFACTLDELRFGDVHHHFLDKQPVVVMVGEVYRKKLHTLIPLIESQNHFNALQAAS from the coding sequence ATGGAACAAATTGCACCAAGAACAGTCAAAGCACCCAAAATAAATGGAGTGATGTCTGGCGTCTACCTCATTGGTGCTGGGCCTGGAGCCTCTGACCTCATTACTGTTCGGGGCTCAAGAATTTTGGCTCAGGCAGACATTGTTTTTTATGACGCACTCATTGATATTTCTATGTTGGAGTGGTGTCCTGGCACTAGGATGGTGCAGGTAGGGAAAAGATGCGGATCACATTCAAGCTCTCAGCACTTCATTAACAAGCAATTGGTGGATGCTGCAGGCAAGTACTCAGTAGTTGTGCGCCTAAAAGGCGGGGATCCGATGATCTTTGGTCGTGCGCAGGAAGAAATTGACGCTCTTGAGAAAGCAAACGTGCGCTATGAGATTGTTCCAGGCATCACTACTGCCTTAGCGGCCTCGGCAGAATTAAAGCAGCCTCCAACTACGAGAGAGTTAAGTAGAACCCTGACGCTGACTACTCTTCCTGGCCGTTGCGCACATGAAGATCATAAAACCGCTATTTACTATATGGCGCGTGATCAGCTATCTGAGGTTGCGACAACTTTGATTGCTCAGGGCTACACGGTAGATACGCCTGTTTGCTTGATGGAATCGGTTAGCCTGCCAACGCAACGCAGTTTCGCCTGCACATTAGATGAACTGCGCTTTGGTGATGTTCATCATCATTTTTTAGATAAGCAACCTGTTGTGGTGATGGTCGGAGAGGTTTATAGAAAAAAACTGCATACGCTTATCCCATTAATCGAGTCACAAAATCATTTCAACGCATTGCAAGCGGCATCTTAA
- a CDS encoding CmpA/NrtA family ABC transporter substrate-binding protein translates to MNSYRPFDPVRPLFSNRCSCGHHASELDHANSLSAMMDAEQQSADFVEASLVKALFPQEDRRRAFLKAVGVGGAMSALSGFLPVGSLQAMAQEKAPLEKPDLKIGFIAITCATPLIMADPLGFYKKQGLNVTLNKTAGWALIRDKMLNKEHDASHFLSPMPISMSMGLGSDPSQMRVATIQNVNGQAITLANKHKDNRDPKNWKGMKFAVPFEYSMHNFLLRYYVAQAGLDPDKDIQIRVTPPPEMVANLRAGNIDGFLGPDPFNQRAVYDEVGFIHILTKQIWDGHPCCAFGTSEEFIRKNPNTFAALYRAVLNASTMARDPANRPLIAKVISTPNYLNQPETVVMQVLTGKFADGLGNVQNVPDRIDFNPIPWHSMATWMLTQMQRWGYVKGDVNYKDISEKVFLLTDAKKYMGETGIAVPPLAKVGYKKDKIMGKEFDPSQPAAYLKSFQTNKA, encoded by the coding sequence ATGAATTCATATCGTCCTTTTGATCCAGTTAGACCTCTGTTTAGCAACCGCTGCAGCTGTGGACATCATGCATCTGAGTTAGATCATGCAAACTCGCTTTCAGCAATGATGGATGCCGAGCAGCAAAGCGCAGATTTTGTTGAGGCCAGCTTAGTTAAGGCTCTTTTTCCTCAAGAAGATCGTAGACGCGCGTTTTTAAAGGCTGTTGGAGTAGGTGGAGCAATGAGCGCTCTCTCAGGCTTCTTGCCAGTAGGGTCCTTGCAGGCAATGGCGCAAGAAAAAGCGCCATTAGAAAAACCAGACCTAAAAATTGGCTTTATCGCAATTACTTGTGCGACTCCACTCATCATGGCTGACCCACTAGGTTTTTATAAAAAACAAGGCCTGAACGTTACGCTTAATAAGACCGCAGGTTGGGCTTTAATTCGTGACAAGATGCTCAATAAAGAGCATGATGCCTCACACTTTTTATCACCAATGCCGATCTCAATGTCAATGGGCTTGGGTTCTGATCCTTCTCAGATGCGTGTGGCCACAATTCAGAACGTGAATGGTCAGGCTATTACGTTAGCTAACAAGCATAAAGATAATCGTGATCCGAAAAACTGGAAAGGCATGAAGTTTGCTGTTCCATTTGAATACTCAATGCATAACTTCTTGCTGCGTTATTACGTAGCTCAAGCTGGCTTAGATCCAGATAAAGACATTCAGATTCGCGTTACACCTCCACCAGAGATGGTGGCTAACTTACGTGCTGGCAATATTGATGGTTTTTTAGGGCCTGATCCATTTAACCAGCGCGCAGTGTATGACGAGGTCGGATTTATACACATCCTGACTAAGCAGATTTGGGATGGTCACCCTTGCTGTGCTTTTGGAACCTCAGAAGAATTTATCCGTAAGAATCCAAACACCTTTGCAGCCCTCTATCGTGCAGTCTTAAATGCTTCGACGATGGCGCGTGATCCTGCGAATAGACCTTTAATTGCTAAAGTAATTTCTACGCCAAATTACCTTAACCAGCCCGAGACAGTTGTAATGCAGGTTCTCACTGGTAAGTTTGCAGATGGTCTAGGCAATGTGCAAAACGTACCAGATCGCATCGACTTCAACCCAATTCCTTGGCACTCCATGGCAACCTGGATGTTGACCCAAATGCAGCGCTGGGGCTATGTCAAAGGCGATGTGAATTACAAGGACATTTCTGAAAAAGTATTCTTGTTGACCGACGCTAAAAAGTATATGGGTGAGACTGGCATTGCAGTTCCACCATTAGCTAAAGTGGGATACAAAAAAGACAAGATTATGGGTAAAGAGTTTGACCCTAGTCAGCCAGCAGCCTATTTGAAATCTTTTCAAACTAATAAAGCATGA
- the ntrB gene encoding nitrate ABC transporter permease, protein MKTVSIKVKGAILSVVILLMCLFIWHMATTQKVTPPPGVSTGSSEYNSLMGQGGSEPVQKTGFPTLTQMGETIYKQLSHPFYDNGPNDKGIGIQLAYSLARVALGFLLAMIVAIPFGFWIGMSPLAYEAFNPFIQILKPISPLAWMPIALYTIKDSAISGIFVIFICSVWPMLLNTAFGVANVRKELLNVAKTLEVSPLRKAFLVILPAAAPTILTGMRISMGIAWLVIVAAEMLVGGTGIGYFLWNEWNNLSLSSVIFAILLIGIVGMLLDTAFGKLQKAVSYAD, encoded by the coding sequence ATGAAAACAGTATCAATTAAGGTTAAAGGCGCAATTCTATCGGTTGTGATTTTACTCATGTGCTTATTTATCTGGCATATGGCTACAACACAAAAAGTTACACCGCCGCCTGGGGTATCAACTGGCTCTAGTGAGTACAACAGCCTCATGGGTCAGGGCGGTAGTGAGCCTGTTCAAAAAACTGGGTTTCCAACCTTAACGCAGATGGGGGAGACTATCTATAAGCAGTTGTCACACCCTTTTTATGACAATGGTCCGAACGATAAGGGAATTGGTATTCAACTGGCCTATTCTTTGGCGCGTGTTGCCTTAGGATTCTTGTTGGCGATGATAGTAGCTATTCCGTTTGGATTCTGGATCGGCATGTCACCATTGGCTTACGAGGCATTTAATCCATTCATTCAAATTCTGAAGCCGATTTCGCCATTGGCTTGGATGCCTATCGCGCTCTACACCATCAAAGACTCTGCTATTTCTGGAATCTTTGTGATCTTTATTTGTTCCGTATGGCCAATGCTCCTCAACACAGCATTTGGAGTTGCTAATGTACGTAAAGAATTATTAAACGTTGCCAAGACATTGGAAGTCTCTCCTTTACGTAAGGCATTCTTAGTCATTCTTCCTGCTGCTGCACCAACCATTTTGACTGGTATGCGCATATCCATGGGTATTGCCTGGTTAGTGATCGTTGCTGCTGAGATGCTTGTTGGTGGTACCGGAATTGGTTACTTCTTATGGAATGAGTGGAATAACCTATCGCTCTCTAGTGTTATTTTTGCAATTCTTTTAATTGGTATTGTTGGAATGTTGCTAGATACAGCATTTGGCAAGTTACAAAAGGCGGTTTCGTATGCAGATTGA